CTAGATTACTGATATTCAATTGAATAAATTTATTAAGTCTACTGGTTTGATCAGAATATTCTTCCAAATAAACAGCTGTTCCGGCACCTATTGGAATCGAAAAAAGTGCTGTAAGTCCTATGGTCCAAATGCTACCCAGAAGTGCCGAATAGATTCCAGCATTTTCAGCTTTTCTCGAAGGCATACTTGTTATAAATTGCCAGTCGAACCATCCCCAGCTATCTCGAATAACCGTATATAGTAAGACGCCGAGAACAAAAACCGAAAACATCATCATTATAAGCAAAAGAAAATAAAATAAGCGATTTAATATTCTTTTGGGTTTTGTGTTATAAGTGTGAAGCTTTTCGTAATAACTTTTCACTTAAATTCCCTCCTTATGTCGTTTTACAATTCGTCTTGCTAGAATATTCATTGACAATGTCAAAAGAAACAACAAAGAACCTATTGCAAATACTGTATTATACTCAATGGTTCCATGTTGTATGTCTCCCATACTTATGTTTACCATAAATCCAGTCATCGTCTGAATACTCTCTAATGGATTCAGAGTAAACATAGGACTTTGTCCTGCCGCTATAGCAACAATCATAGTTTCTCCAATAGCTCTTGATATGGCTAAAATAAAAGCTGAACCTATACCGGATATTGATGCCGGTAAAACTACCTTTAATACGACATCCAACTGAGACGACCCCAATGCATAAGCACCGTTTCTTAATGAATCAGGAACAGCCATCATAGCATCTTCACTAAGTGAAGCAACCATTGGAATAATCATAATTCCGACAGCAATACTTGCGCTTAGTGCATTAAAAATTTGTGTCTGGGGAAGCACCACTCTGATTAAAGGTGTTATGGTCGTCAGTGCAAAAAAACCATAAACGATAGATGGAATACCTGCTAGTATTTCCAAAATAGGTTTCAGAACTTTTCTTAATCTTTTAGGCGCATATTCACTTAAAAAAATCGCACTACCAAGTCCAAAAGGAATAGCTATAATACTTGCTCCAATAGCAATCATCAGTGTCCCTGTTAGCAATGGTAAAACACCAAAATTCCTTGGTTGTAAGGTTGGTGTCCATTTTGTTGATGTAAAAAACTCAACAATAGATACTTCTTTAAAAAAAACGATTGTTTCAGAAAATAACATATAAACAACTAATATTGTCGTGATGACCGATATACTCGAGAATACAAAAACAATACTTTTAGCAATCTTCTCTGTAATTTGCGCTCTTCTTCTTGCTTCTTTTCTTTCCATTTATTGACCTCCGTTCAAATATTGGTAAAGATAATCCATCATTTTTTTGGAACGATGATCCAGTAATTTAGTACTTTCATCGATGGTTTGAGTAATCTGCCTTTGACTGCTAATCATTTCCTCTGTCTTATTGACAACCTCTTGACTGCTTGAGGATATCGCTTCTATATCAAAAATAACACCATTGACTTGTTCTTTGCTATCATACATATCCTTCATAGCATCTTCAACGTCTTTAACCAAATGGGAAATGTCCTCCAATTTTTGTTCACTATCAACAATTTCGGATACATTCTCTTTCAATAACCCATTTTGTTGTTCTACAAGCTCATCATTTTTATGAATGGATTGTT
This sequence is a window from Vallitaleaceae bacterium 9-2. Protein-coding genes within it:
- the pstC gene encoding phosphate ABC transporter permease subunit PstC, which encodes MERKEARRRAQITEKIAKSIVFVFSSISVITTILVVYMLFSETIVFFKEVSIVEFFTSTKWTPTLQPRNFGVLPLLTGTLMIAIGASIIAIPFGLGSAIFLSEYAPKRLRKVLKPILEILAGIPSIVYGFFALTTITPLIRVVLPQTQIFNALSASIAVGIMIIPMVASLSEDAMMAVPDSLRNGAYALGSSQLDVVLKVVLPASISGIGSAFILAISRAIGETMIVAIAAGQSPMFTLNPLESIQTMTGFMVNISMGDIQHGTIEYNTVFAIGSLLFLLTLSMNILARRIVKRHKEGI